CGTAGATGCTGATTTTGCTGCCGTGCGCGACTCCTGCCCCGATTGCCGGCACGTGGTGCCGGAGCTGGGCAATCCGGCAAACGTGCGCAGCGATTTCAACTCCGGCCGGTTCAACGTGACTGGTTCCCACCCTGTTTTTCAGGAGATCCGCACCATCAAGCTCGCCGAGGGACGCTTCTATAACACCGAAGACCTAGCCGAGGGCCGCCGGGTGGCCATCCTCGGCGACGAAGTCCGGCGGCAACTGTTTGGCACCCGGCCGGCGCTCGACGCGACCCTCCGCGTGGGCGACTTTCCCTATCAAGTGATCGGCCTGGTCGAAAAAAAGGATCAGGATTCCAACTACGACGGCCCGGACAACAGCAAGATCTTTGTTCCGTTCAGCGCGGTGCGGCGCGACTTCCCCGACCCGCCGCCGGGCACGCATTACACGGTGGACCGGCTGATCGTGACACCCAAATCCTACGAGCAGCATGAGGCGTGCGAGTGGCAAGTGCGCTCGGGCCTGGCGCGGATGCACAACTTTGATCCTCACGACAAGGAGGCGGTTCCGATCTGGGACACGGTGAAAGAGGCCAAGCTCTTTGCCCAGTTGACCGACGGGATGAAGTATTTCCTGGGGGCGGTGGGAGTGACCACGCTTTTTTTGGGCGGTATCGGCGTAATGAACATCATGCTGGTGGCGGTGCGGGAGCGGACGCAGGAGATCGGACTGCGCAAATCGCTCGGCGCCACCCGGCACAACATCCTGGTCCAGTTTTTTTCTGAGGCGTTGTTGCTCGTCGGGCTGAGCGGCGGGGCGGGGATCGGGGTGGCGCTGGTGATTTGCCGGCTGGTCAACTTGATTCCGATGCCGCAGTATTTTGCCGGCTTGCTGGTCACGCCCACGGCGCTGGTCGGTTCAGCGGCGGCGCTGGCGCTGGTCGGAATCGGTTCGGGCCTCTATCCGGCGTGGAAAGCGTCGCTGCTGACGCCGGTGGAGGCGCTTCGCTTTGAAGCCTAACGAGGGAGAGAGGTAGCGCTCCCTTCAGGGTGAACCCTATGTTTCTCGACATTCTCAAGCAGGCGTGGGAGGCATTGCGGCATCACACGGTGCGCTCGGTTCTGACCACGCTCGGCATCATCTGGGGCATCGTGGCGGTGACGATCCTGATTGCCTACGGCGATGGCTTTCGTTTTGCCATCGTGCGCGCCTTTGAGGCCTTTGGCCGGAGCGCGGTCATCTGCTGGCCCGGGCAGACATCGGAGCAGGCCGGCGGGCAGCGCGCCGGGCGGCCCATCCGGTTTCAGATTGAAGACGTGAAGGCCATCGAGGAGCAGTGCACGCTGGTCAAGGCGGTGAGCCCGGAACTTTTTCGACGCACCGAGGCAAGACGCGGCGACCGCACCCATTCCATCGGCGTCCGCGGCGTCTATCCCGTCTATTCCGAAATGCGCAACGAGGTGCCGAGCGAAGGCCGCTTTTTCTCGAGCGAAGACATGCTGCAACATCGCCGGGTGGTTGTTCTGGGCGAGGAGATCAAAACCAGGCTGTTTGGCTCTTCCTCCGCCGTCGGCCAGACGATTGCCATTAACGGCGTGCGCTTCCTCGTCATCGGCACCATGGAAAAAAAGATTCAGTTTTCCAACTATTTCACCTCCGATGACAACTGCGGCTTCATCCCCTTCACCACGGCCGGGGATATCTGGAACGCGAAATACCTGAGTGTAATCGTCTTCATGCCGGTTGCCCCCTCGATGGAGCCGGCGGCGATGGAGCAGGTGCGGGCGGCGGTGGCCAAGCGGCAAGGCTTTCAGCCGGGAGATAAGATGGCCATGCGCATGTTCGGCCGCGAGCAATTTCGGCCGGTGATTGACGGCATCACCATCGGGATAGAGTTTCTGCTGACGTTCATCGGCATCCTCACCCTGAGCATCGGCAGCGTGGGCGTGATGAACATCATGCTCGTTTCGGTCTCTGAGCGCACCCGCGAAATCGGGATTCGCCGGGCTATGGGCGCCACCCGGCGGCAGATCCTCACGCAATTTCTCTGGGAAGCCCTGGTGCTGACGGTTGGGGGCGGCATAATCGGCATGGCGCTTTCCTTCGCCGTTGCCGGAGCCATCGACTCGCTTCCTTTTCTGGGCCCGATGTATGAGGACGCTTCGGGTAAGGGCGACATCCATTTGCGCATCTCGGCGGCCACCCTCCTCCTCTCGAGCGGCATCTTGATCGTCATCGGCCTATTGAGCGGACTTTTCCCCGCCGTCCGGGCTGCCAGGCTCGACCCGGTAGAGGCTTTGCGGTACGAGTGATCTGGAAAATAGAAGTCAGAATTAAGAAATCAGAGGAGAAGAAATAGGTTTGTCGAGCGTTTCTTGGTTGCGATTTTTGAATTTCGGTTTTCGAGTTTCGCTTTCTCTAATGGTGGGGTTTGGTGGACGCGACGGGAATCGAACCCGTAATCCTGGCTTGCAAAGCCAGTGTTATCCCGTTTAACTACGCGCCCGGCGCCGAGCGCCACCCAGCGAAGGTCAATCGAGTCTTCCTGCCGACTCGTACCTGCTTGCTATGGCGTTGACCTGTTCCAATTTAGCATAGCCACCAAGGTCGGTCAAAAATGATGGAGAAACCGGCTGATAGCAGACATCCGAATCACGGCTGCTTTGGTGTTAGAATCGCGCCCTGTTCAGCCAAACCAATTCAGGAGGCAGTATGCGCCGCCAGCCTGTCTTCGCCGGTTGCTTGTTCTTGCTGGCCGCCCTGGCCTGGGCCGAGGAACCACCGCGGCTCTATGTCCAGGCCGGAAGAGTTCTCGACGTGGGCTCGGGTCGGGTGCTGACCGACCAGATGATTGTGATTCGTGGAGAGCGCATCGAGCAGGTTGCGTCGGCTAGCCA
This genomic stretch from Candidatus Acidiferrales bacterium harbors:
- a CDS encoding ABC transporter permease — encoded protein: VDADFAAVRDSCPDCRHVVPELGNPANVRSDFNSGRFNVTGSHPVFQEIRTIKLAEGRFYNTEDLAEGRRVAILGDEVRRQLFGTRPALDATLRVGDFPYQVIGLVEKKDQDSNYDGPDNSKIFVPFSAVRRDFPDPPPGTHYTVDRLIVTPKSYEQHEACEWQVRSGLARMHNFDPHDKEAVPIWDTVKEAKLFAQLTDGMKYFLGAVGVTTLFLGGIGVMNIMLVAVRERTQEIGLRKSLGATRHNILVQFFSEALLLVGLSGGAGIGVALVICRLVNLIPMPQYFAGLLVTPTALVGSAAALALVGIGSGLYPAWKASLLTPVEALRFEA
- a CDS encoding ABC transporter permease, translating into MFLDILKQAWEALRHHTVRSVLTTLGIIWGIVAVTILIAYGDGFRFAIVRAFEAFGRSAVICWPGQTSEQAGGQRAGRPIRFQIEDVKAIEEQCTLVKAVSPELFRRTEARRGDRTHSIGVRGVYPVYSEMRNEVPSEGRFFSSEDMLQHRRVVVLGEEIKTRLFGSSSAVGQTIAINGVRFLVIGTMEKKIQFSNYFTSDDNCGFIPFTTAGDIWNAKYLSVIVFMPVAPSMEPAAMEQVRAAVAKRQGFQPGDKMAMRMFGREQFRPVIDGITIGIEFLLTFIGILTLSIGSVGVMNIMLVSVSERTREIGIRRAMGATRRQILTQFLWEALVLTVGGGIIGMALSFAVAGAIDSLPFLGPMYEDASGKGDIHLRISAATLLLSSGILIVIGLLSGLFPAVRAARLDPVEALRYE